In one window of Pieris brassicae chromosome 10, ilPieBrab1.1, whole genome shotgun sequence DNA:
- the LOC123715786 gene encoding muscle LIM protein Mlp84B isoform X1 codes for MPFKPADNPKCPKCGKSVYAAEERVAGGLKWHKMCFKCGLCQKLLDSTNCSEHEGELYCKMCHARKFGPKGYGFGGGAGCLSMDTGDHLKGENANGLRTNGACMEPRVIAKAPPGEGCPRCGGYVYAAEQQLALGKAWHKECFKCADCLKRLDSTNCCEGPDKDIYCKVCYGKKFGPKGYGYGKGAGVLQSDPYANGDQAPRTTVIDTAAIQAPPGKGCPRCGGAVYAAEQVLAKGREWHRKCFKCRDCTKTLDSIIACDGPDNDVYCKTCYGKKWGPHGYGFACGSGFLQTDGLTEDEISANRPFYNPDTTSIKAPKGQGCPRCGGMVFAAEQQLAKGTMWHKKCFNCAECHRPLDSMLACDGPDKEIHCRSCYAKLFGPKGFGYGHAPTLVSTDSEPTTTYTEQLPFTGAKAAKGKGCLRCGFPVYAAEQMNSKNGTWHKRCFSCADCHRSLDSTNLNDGPNGEIYCRGCYGRNFGPKGVGYGLGAGTLTMA; via the exons ATGCCTTTCAAACCAGCAGATAATCCCAAGTGTCCAAAATGCGGCAAGTCCGTATATGCGGCGGAAGAACGTGTTGCCGGCGGACTCAAATGGCACAAAATGTGCTTCAAATGCG GTCTCTGCCAGAAGCTTCTCGACTCTACTAACTGCTCAGAACACGAAGGTGAACTTTACTGCAAAATGTGCCACGCGCGTAAGTTCGGACCTAAAGGTTACGGCTTTGGTGGCGGCGCTGGCTGCCTGTCTATGGACACCGGCGACCATCTTAAGGGCGAGAATGC AAATGGATTGAGGACCAATGGAGCGTGTATGGAACCACGTGTAATTGCTAAAGCTCCACCTGGAGAAGGTTGCCCGCGTTGCGGCGGTTACGTTTATGCTGCAGAGCAGCAGTTGGCTCTTGGAAAG GCGTGGCACAAGGAGTGTTTCAAGTGTGCTGATTGCTTGAAGCGGCTGGACTCCACAAACTGTTGCGAGGGTCCCGACAAAGACATTTACTGCAAAG tATGTTATGGAAAGAAGTTTGGACCTAAGGGATACGGTTATGGCAAGGGGGCAGGTGTCCTTCAAAGCGACCCTTACGCGAACGG GGACCAAGCACCCAGGACTACGGTGATCGACACCGCAGCGATCCAAGCACCACCTGGCAAGGGATGCCCCCGATGTGGTGGCGCTGTCTACGCCGCGGAGCAAGTTCTGGCCAAGGGTCGTGAATGGCATCGCAAGTGCTTCAAATGCCGCGATTGTACAAAGACACTTGACTCGATAATCGCATGCGATGGTCCAGACAATGATGTTTACTGCAAAACTTGTTATGGCAAGAAATGGGGACCTCACGGTTATGGATTCGCTTGTGGATCCGGCTTCCTTCAGACCGACGGTTTGAC TGAGGACGAGATCTCTGCTAACCGTCCATTCTACAATCCTGACACAACATCAATCAAGGCGCCTAAGGGACAAGGTTGCCCGCGATGCGGTGGAATGGTATTCGCCGCTGAGCAACAACTTGCCAAGGGCACA ATGTGGCACAAAAAATGCTTCAACTGCGCGGAATGTCATCGCCCACTTGATTCCATGCTAGCATGTGATGGACCAGACAAGGAAATCCACTGTCGGTCATGCTATGCTAAACTTTTTGGACCTAAGGGATTCGGTTATGGCCACGCACCCACCCTTGTATCCACCGACTCTGAACCCACCACAACATA CACTGAACAATTACCATTCACTGGAGCTAAAGCCGCAAAAGGAAAAGGCTGCCTCCGCTGTGGATTCCCAGTGTATGCTGCTGAACAAATGAACTCAAAGAATGGCACATGGCACAAACGGTGCTTTTCATGTGCAGACTGCCATAGATCTCTT
- the LOC123715786 gene encoding muscle LIM protein 1 isoform X2 gives MPFKPADNPKCPKCGKSVYAAEERVAGGLKWHKMCFKCGLCQKLLDSTNCSEHEGELYCKMCHARKFGPKGYGFGGGAGCLSMDTGDHLKGENANGLRTNGACMEPRVIAKAPPGEGCPRCGGYVYAAEQQLALGKYVMERSLDLRDTVMARGQVSFKATLTRTGTKHPGLR, from the exons ATGCCTTTCAAACCAGCAGATAATCCCAAGTGTCCAAAATGCGGCAAGTCCGTATATGCGGCGGAAGAACGTGTTGCCGGCGGACTCAAATGGCACAAAATGTGCTTCAAATGCG GTCTCTGCCAGAAGCTTCTCGACTCTACTAACTGCTCAGAACACGAAGGTGAACTTTACTGCAAAATGTGCCACGCGCGTAAGTTCGGACCTAAAGGTTACGGCTTTGGTGGCGGCGCTGGCTGCCTGTCTATGGACACCGGCGACCATCTTAAGGGCGAGAATGC AAATGGATTGAGGACCAATGGAGCGTGTATGGAACCACGTGTAATTGCTAAAGCTCCACCTGGAGAAGGTTGCCCGCGTTGCGGCGGTTACGTTTATGCTGCAGAGCAGCAGTTGGCTCTTGGAAAG tATGTTATGGAAAGAAGTTTGGACCTAAGGGATACGGTTATGGCAAGGGGGCAGGTGTCCTTCAAAGCGACCCTTACGCGAACGG GGACCAAGCACCCAGGACTACGGTGA
- the LOC123715786 gene encoding muscle LIM protein 1 isoform X3 — translation MPFKPADNPKCPKCGKSVYAAEERVAGGLKWHKMCFKCGLCQKLLDSTNCSEHEGELYCKMCHARKFGPKGYGFGGGAGCLSMDTGDHLKGENAN, via the exons ATGCCTTTCAAACCAGCAGATAATCCCAAGTGTCCAAAATGCGGCAAGTCCGTATATGCGGCGGAAGAACGTGTTGCCGGCGGACTCAAATGGCACAAAATGTGCTTCAAATGCG GTCTCTGCCAGAAGCTTCTCGACTCTACTAACTGCTCAGAACACGAAGGTGAACTTTACTGCAAAATGTGCCACGCGCGTAAGTTCGGACCTAAAGGTTACGGCTTTGGTGGCGGCGCTGGCTGCCTGTCTATGGACACCGGCGACCATCTTAAGGGCGAGAATGC GAATTGA